A genomic segment from Brucella pseudogrignonensis encodes:
- a CDS encoding RpiB/LacA/LacB family sugar-phosphate isomerase: MKVAVAGDSAGEGLAKVLADYLKDRFEVSEISRTDAGADAFYANLSDRVASAVLDGTYDRAILVCGTGIGVCIAANKVPGIRAALTHDTYSAERAALSNNAQIITMGARVIGSEVAKTIADAFLAQTFDENGRSAGNVDAINEVDAKYNKC, encoded by the coding sequence ATGAAAGTAGCAGTAGCAGGCGATAGCGCTGGCGAAGGTCTGGCCAAGGTTCTTGCAGATTACCTGAAGGATCGTTTTGAAGTGTCCGAAATCTCCCGCACGGACGCTGGCGCAGACGCATTCTACGCAAACCTCTCGGACCGCGTTGCATCCGCCGTTCTCGACGGCACCTATGACCGCGCCATTCTGGTTTGCGGCACCGGCATCGGCGTTTGCATTGCGGCCAACAAGGTTCCGGGCATCCGCGCAGCATTGACGCATGACACCTATTCGGCAGAGCGTGCAGCGCTCTCCAACAACGCGCAGATCATCACCATGGGCGCACGCGTTATCGGTTCGGAAGTTGCAAAGACCATTGCTGATGCGTTCCTTGCACAGACCTTTGACGAAAACGGTCGTTCGGCTGGCAATGTTGACGCGATCAACGAAGTTGACGCCAAGTACAACAAGTGCTGA
- the fba gene encoding class II fructose-bisphosphate aldolase (catalyzes the reversible aldol condensation of dihydroxyacetonephosphate and glyceraldehyde 3-phosphate in the Calvin cycle, glycolysis, and/or gluconeogenesis), whose translation MARITLRQLLDHAAEHSYGVPAFNINNMEQALAIMEAADATNAPVILQASRGARSYANDIMLRHMMDAVTEIYPHIPVCVHLDHGNEAATCMTAIQAGFTSVMMDGSLKADGKTPADWDYNVSVTRQVSEMSHLGGISVEGELGVLGSLETGMGEAEDGHGAEGQLSHDQLLTDPDEAVKFVRETKVDALAIAMGTSHGAYKFSRKPDGSVLAMNVIEEIHRKLPNTHLVMHGSSSVPEDLQEIINKYGGKMKPTWGVPVEEIQRGIKHGVRKINIDTDNRMALTGQIRRVLQEDPSEFDPRKYLKPAMAAMTKLCKDRFEQFGTAGHAQSIRPIPLSDMAKRYRDGSLDPKFS comes from the coding sequence ATGGCACGTATTACGCTGCGTCAATTGCTCGACCACGCTGCTGAACATAGCTATGGTGTTCCGGCTTTCAACATCAACAATATGGAGCAGGCGCTGGCCATTATGGAAGCCGCCGATGCGACCAATGCGCCGGTGATCCTGCAGGCTTCGCGCGGCGCGCGTTCCTATGCAAATGATATCATGCTCCGCCACATGATGGATGCGGTCACGGAAATCTACCCGCATATCCCTGTTTGCGTGCACCTGGATCATGGCAATGAAGCTGCCACTTGCATGACTGCAATTCAGGCAGGTTTTACCTCCGTCATGATGGACGGCTCGCTCAAGGCCGATGGCAAGACGCCTGCTGACTGGGACTACAACGTCTCCGTTACGCGTCAGGTCAGTGAAATGTCCCATCTTGGCGGCATTTCCGTCGAAGGTGAGCTTGGTGTTCTTGGTTCGCTCGAAACCGGTATGGGCGAAGCAGAAGACGGTCATGGTGCGGAAGGACAGCTCTCGCATGACCAGCTTTTGACTGATCCTGATGAGGCCGTGAAATTTGTGCGTGAAACCAAGGTTGATGCGCTTGCAATTGCTATGGGCACCTCGCATGGCGCTTACAAGTTCAGCCGCAAGCCTGATGGTTCCGTGCTTGCCATGAACGTGATTGAAGAAATTCATCGCAAGCTGCCAAATACGCATCTTGTTATGCATGGCTCGTCTTCGGTGCCGGAAGATTTGCAGGAAATCATCAACAAGTACGGCGGCAAGATGAAGCCAACATGGGGTGTGCCTGTTGAAGAAATCCAGCGCGGTATCAAGCATGGCGTGCGCAAGATTAACATCGATACCGATAACCGCATGGCGTTGACGGGCCAGATCCGCCGCGTGTTGCAGGAAGACCCGAGCGAGTTCGATCCGCGCAAATATCTCAAGCCTGCAATGGCTGCGATGACCAAGCTTTGCAAGGATCGCTTCGAGCAGTTCGGCACCGCTGGCCATGCTCAGTCAATTCGTCCGATCCCGCTATCGGATATGGCTAAGCGCTATCGCGATGGTTCGCTGGACCCAAAGTTCAGCTAA
- a CDS encoding class 1 fructose-bisphosphatase produces the protein MTMVGNYAPLVLAGDTDVNNFQSVGEYLDTWAAQDHLRLATSNVVKAILAGSGRLAGRIARGSLPGNPGKLVGVNSDSDQQKSIDVGSHNLFVELLIAAGAASVLSEEAELPVPGKADGLVAVAIDPLDGSGNVGLGAPLGTIFSIFPADVDEPFLQPGNRQLAAGYVSFGNSIDLALSVGEGVIFATLDPVSGIFQITRKNVTLPERTSDLAYNASVYRHLSAGMKAYVDDCYNGKDGPRGRNFNMRWLGAAVGDMHRIMQRGGIFFYVDDARPGYEKGRLRLVYEANPIAFLSQQAGGKATNGSTPILDIVPETYHERSALVFGVAEEVDVLGEYYARSL, from the coding sequence ATGACAATGGTAGGTAATTACGCGCCGCTTGTTTTGGCTGGCGACACAGATGTTAATAATTTCCAATCTGTTGGCGAATATCTTGATACTTGGGCAGCCCAAGATCACTTGCGTCTCGCGACAAGCAATGTCGTCAAGGCAATTCTGGCTGGATCAGGCCGTCTCGCTGGTCGCATCGCGCGGGGCTCGCTTCCGGGTAATCCGGGTAAGTTGGTTGGCGTTAACAGCGATTCTGATCAGCAGAAGAGCATCGATGTTGGCTCACATAATCTCTTTGTAGAATTGCTGATTGCGGCAGGCGCTGCATCGGTGCTGTCCGAAGAGGCAGAGCTTCCGGTTCCGGGCAAAGCTGATGGTCTGGTTGCTGTCGCAATCGACCCGCTTGATGGCTCAGGCAATGTCGGTCTTGGTGCGCCACTTGGCACCATTTTCTCGATTTTTCCTGCTGATGTTGATGAGCCGTTTTTGCAGCCGGGCAATCGCCAGTTGGCAGCAGGTTATGTCTCGTTCGGCAACTCGATTGATCTTGCGCTTTCGGTTGGTGAAGGCGTGATCTTTGCAACGCTTGATCCTGTCAGCGGTATATTCCAGATCACCCGCAAGAATGTGACTCTTCCTGAGCGCACGTCCGATCTCGCCTATAACGCATCCGTTTATCGTCATCTCTCGGCTGGCATGAAGGCCTATGTCGATGATTGCTACAACGGCAAAGACGGTCCGCGCGGACGCAATTTCAATATGCGCTGGTTGGGTGCAGCTGTCGGCGACATGCATCGCATCATGCAACGCGGTGGCATCTTCTTCTACGTGGACGATGCGCGCCCCGGCTATGAAAAAGGCCGTCTGCGTCTCGTTTATGAAGCCAATCCAATTGCTTTCCTCAGCCAGCAGGCTGGTGGCAAGGCGACCAACGGTTCCACACCGATCCTCGATATCGTTCCCGAAACCTATCACGAGCGCAGCGCGCTGGTGTTTGGCGTTGCGGAAGAAGTCGATGTGCTCGGCGAATATTACGCGCGTTCGCTCTAG
- a CDS encoding DUF3329 domain-containing protein → MFEFDDPRFRPLWTRVLIAGSCLAWAAFEVFMGSIGWAMLFGALGLWASFRFFVTYNPDKNKSE, encoded by the coding sequence ATGTTTGAGTTTGATGATCCGCGCTTTCGGCCCTTGTGGACGCGGGTTTTAATCGCGGGTAGCTGTCTTGCCTGGGCAGCATTTGAAGTTTTTATGGGAAGTATCGGTTGGGCCATGTTGTTCGGCGCACTTGGTTTGTGGGCATCTTTTCGGTTTTTCGTCACCTATAATCCCGATAAGAACAAGTCGGAATAG
- a CDS encoding NrtR DNA-binding winged helix domain-containing protein, producing the protein MSYDIAHTELIAVLTAVTAEQPRVMTVRQGHALPSGPFEIEHKSLQAGLRAWVQKETAHPVGYLEQLYTFADRDRHQPGERTISISYLGLVREVYTDADEASWRGWYDYLPWEDHRQGRPDILIDLSEGLRRWAQQASPDQALQRSRRIAFSFGLDGEGWNEDFVLQRYELLYEAGLVREAVDSDFPSGLHMFADHRRILATSIARLRAKIKYRPVVFELMPDSFTLLQLQRTVEALAGLRLHKQNFRRLIEQQDLIEETGESDSETGGRPAKLFRFRYSIVEERALTERHLAGAKLPLSRHAFQG; encoded by the coding sequence TTGTCGTATGATATTGCCCATACTGAACTTATTGCGGTGTTGACCGCCGTTACAGCGGAGCAACCGCGTGTGATGACTGTGCGGCAAGGGCATGCACTTCCGTCAGGCCCATTTGAAATAGAGCATAAGTCATTACAGGCTGGGCTGCGTGCATGGGTACAAAAAGAGACAGCGCATCCTGTGGGTTATCTAGAGCAGCTTTATACGTTTGCTGATCGTGATAGACATCAACCAGGTGAGCGTACGATCTCGATCAGTTACCTTGGTCTTGTTCGTGAAGTTTATACCGACGCGGATGAGGCCAGTTGGCGTGGATGGTATGATTATTTGCCTTGGGAAGACCATCGACAAGGTCGACCCGACATCTTGATCGACCTAAGTGAGGGGCTTCGTCGCTGGGCGCAGCAGGCTTCGCCCGATCAGGCTTTGCAACGCTCACGCCGTATTGCTTTTTCGTTCGGGCTTGATGGTGAGGGCTGGAACGAGGATTTTGTTCTGCAGCGCTACGAGCTGCTTTACGAAGCTGGTCTTGTCCGTGAGGCTGTCGACAGTGACTTTCCCAGTGGGTTGCATATGTTTGCTGATCACCGGCGTATTCTCGCGACCTCGATTGCACGCCTCCGCGCAAAGATTAAATATCGCCCAGTGGTTTTTGAATTGATGCCGGATAGCTTCACTTTATTACAGCTTCAGAGAACCGTCGAAGCGCTTGCTGGTTTGCGCCTTCACAAACAGAATTTCAGACGATTGATTGAGCAGCAAGATTTGATTGAAGAAACGGGGGAAAGCGATAGTGAAACTGGCGGTCGCCCCGCAAAGCTCTTTCGTTTCCGATATTCGATTGTCGAGGAGCGTGCGCTGACTGAGCGTCATCTTGCTGGCGCGAAATTACCCCTTTCACGGCATGCTTTTCAAGGGTAG
- a CDS encoding transporter substrate-binding domain-containing protein produces the protein MKRFQRVASVVFTGLISLVLTEHAFAAAHLFIATEGYFRPYNFTRPDGTLDGYEVELGRYLCQHMKVECTFVAQPFDGLITGLNAGKFDVIMAALTATSAREQIIDFSDSYSLTPQAFATIKGGRYQNLPLAGKTLFLSQDPSIARGTVKEIRTAMSGAIVGVVKGAVADALVQAYFPDAFSVREYRTGEEALLDLMSGRIDAVVNSRTFLSATAKIPGYEKLVLTGPFYLGSMLGRGVAVGIRKSDLQLLKDFNEAIDAAKTDGTIKRLSMKWFGFDVTP, from the coding sequence ATGAAACGTTTTCAGCGCGTTGCTTCTGTGGTTTTTACCGGCCTTATATCCTTGGTTTTGACGGAGCACGCATTTGCTGCGGCGCATCTGTTTATTGCCACGGAGGGTTATTTTCGTCCCTACAATTTTACGCGGCCCGATGGCACCCTGGACGGCTACGAAGTTGAACTCGGCCGTTATCTCTGCCAACACATGAAAGTTGAATGCACGTTCGTAGCGCAGCCATTTGATGGCCTGATAACCGGGCTGAATGCAGGAAAATTTGATGTCATCATGGCCGCTTTGACCGCAACATCTGCGCGCGAGCAGATTATCGATTTTTCGGATTCCTACAGTCTTACGCCGCAGGCATTTGCCACGATCAAGGGAGGGCGGTATCAGAACTTGCCGCTAGCCGGCAAAACTTTGTTTCTCTCGCAAGACCCAAGCATTGCGAGAGGCACGGTGAAAGAAATACGTACCGCTATGAGCGGAGCCATTGTGGGCGTCGTTAAAGGAGCCGTAGCTGATGCCCTTGTACAGGCATATTTCCCGGATGCGTTTTCTGTACGAGAATATAGGACTGGTGAAGAAGCTCTTCTGGACTTGATGAGTGGCAGGATAGACGCAGTTGTTAATTCCCGAACATTTTTAAGCGCTACAGCTAAAATTCCAGGATATGAAAAGCTCGTGCTCACAGGGCCATTCTATTTGGGTAGCATGCTTGGTCGGGGCGTGGCCGTTGGCATCAGAAAAAGCGACCTACAATTGCTTAAGGATTTTAACGAAGCCATTGATGCTGCAAAAACGGATGGCACAATCAAACGATTGTCGATGAAATGGTTTGGGTTTGATGTGACACCATGA
- a CDS encoding transporter substrate-binding domain-containing protein yields the protein MKTMGLFKALFVSALVLTTASAHAEGKKWDKITIATEGAFRPYNFTKPDGTLDGYEVDLYKDLCARMKVECTLVAQPFDGIIPALNAGKFDAIMAGLTATPKREETIDFTVSYGLTPQTFATLKDSPFAKLPHTGETLYLAKDEAASQKVIDEVAAEIKGRTVGVQTASLGLSLLDKYFKDSTDIREYKTTDQHDLDLKSGRVDLVVASLAYLSDAAKKPGNEDLVMTGPFFKGGILGRGVAVGIRKNEPELQAMFNEAIEAAKADGTIKKLSEKWFGFDVTP from the coding sequence ATGAAGACTATGGGATTGTTTAAAGCCCTGTTCGTTTCGGCACTGGTTCTTACAACGGCTTCTGCACATGCAGAAGGCAAGAAGTGGGACAAGATCACAATTGCGACGGAAGGCGCTTTCCGTCCGTATAACTTCACCAAGCCAGACGGCACGCTGGATGGTTACGAAGTTGATCTCTACAAAGATCTTTGCGCACGTATGAAGGTCGAGTGCACGCTGGTTGCACAGCCTTTTGACGGCATCATTCCAGCACTCAATGCTGGCAAGTTCGATGCTATCATGGCTGGCCTTACCGCTACGCCAAAGCGCGAAGAAACCATTGATTTCACTGTTTCCTATGGCCTGACGCCGCAGACATTCGCAACATTGAAAGACAGCCCGTTTGCGAAGCTGCCACATACAGGCGAAACGCTTTATCTCGCCAAGGATGAAGCGGCTTCCCAGAAGGTGATCGATGAAGTTGCGGCTGAAATTAAGGGCCGCACTGTTGGCGTTCAGACCGCCTCGCTTGGTCTTTCACTGTTGGATAAGTATTTCAAGGATTCGACAGATATTCGTGAATACAAGACCACCGATCAACATGATCTCGATCTGAAGTCCGGTCGCGTCGATCTCGTGGTTGCGTCGCTCGCCTACCTCTCGGATGCAGCAAAGAAGCCGGGCAATGAAGACCTTGTTATGACTGGCCCCTTCTTCAAGGGCGGTATTCTCGGTCGTGGTGTGGCTGTCGGTATTCGCAAGAACGAGCCAGAACTTCAGGCGATGTTTAACGAAGCTATTGAAGCAGCCAAGGCTGATGGCACGATCAAGAAGCTTTCCGAAAAGTGGTTCGGCTTCGACGTAACGCCGTAA
- a CDS encoding ABC transporter ATP-binding protein, translating to MSKLVSPTSPVALKVENLRKSFGANEVLKGISMEAREGEVISILGSSGSGKSTFLRCINLLETPTSGTVTVSGETIRMAKNSKGEAYPADKKQVSRIRSELGMVFQSFNLWSHKTILENIIEAPIYVQGRSRIECVEEAEALLAKVGIADKRDFYPAHLSGGQQQRAAIARALAMKPKVMLFDEPTSALDPELVGEVLRVMRGLAEEGRTMLVVTHEMGFARDVSNRVVFVHQGLVEEDGAPEEVFGNSKSERFRKFISHENAA from the coding sequence GTGAGTAAACTTGTGTCTCCAACATCACCGGTGGCTCTGAAAGTCGAAAATCTGCGCAAGAGCTTCGGTGCCAACGAAGTGCTCAAGGGCATTTCTATGGAAGCGCGCGAAGGTGAAGTGATTTCGATCCTTGGATCTTCCGGCTCCGGCAAATCGACGTTCCTGCGCTGCATCAATCTGCTGGAAACGCCGACGTCTGGTACTGTGACTGTTTCGGGCGAGACTATTCGCATGGCGAAGAACTCAAAGGGCGAAGCGTATCCGGCAGATAAAAAACAGGTTTCGCGCATCCGCTCTGAACTTGGCATGGTGTTCCAGAGCTTCAATCTCTGGTCGCACAAGACCATTCTCGAAAATATCATTGAAGCACCGATCTATGTGCAGGGCCGTTCGCGTATCGAGTGCGTGGAAGAAGCGGAAGCTTTGCTCGCCAAGGTTGGCATTGCAGACAAGCGCGATTTCTACCCCGCGCATTTGTCTGGTGGTCAGCAGCAGCGCGCAGCCATTGCGCGTGCGCTCGCCATGAAGCCAAAAGTTATGCTGTTTGATGAGCCGACCTCGGCGCTTGATCCGGAACTGGTCGGTGAAGTGCTGCGCGTTATGCGCGGGCTTGCAGAAGAAGGCCGCACCATGCTGGTCGTTACGCACGAAATGGGTTTCGCCCGTGATGTGTCCAATCGCGTTGTTTTTGTGCATCAGGGTCTTGTCGAAGAAGACGGCGCGCCTGAAGAGGTGTTCGGAAATTCAAAATCCGAGCGTTTCCGCAAGTTTATCAGCCACGAAAATGCAGCCTGA
- a CDS encoding ABC transporter permease yields the protein MNLQFYSEAFMQMIGGVPLTLQLAVSSIVFGAVLALLFALMRLSGVTVLDWIARLYVFVFRGTPLLVQIFIIYYGLSQFPAVRYSFLWPILREPYWCAIIALTLNNAAYASEIIRGGLLSVPSGQIEAAKACGMSRFTCFRRIVMPLAIRQALPGYGNEMISMVKATSLASIITLMEVTGIAAKLIAESYRAIEVFVIAGAIYLAINFILTRVLMFAEYKLTPYLRQPVVKTATEGKSS from the coding sequence ATGAACCTGCAGTTCTATTCAGAAGCCTTCATGCAGATGATTGGCGGCGTGCCGCTGACTCTTCAACTTGCGGTAAGCTCGATTGTCTTTGGCGCGGTTCTGGCCTTGCTTTTTGCATTGATGCGTCTTTCGGGCGTTACAGTTCTCGACTGGATCGCGCGTCTTTACGTGTTTGTCTTTCGCGGCACACCGCTGCTGGTTCAGATATTCATTATTTATTACGGCCTTAGCCAGTTTCCGGCAGTGCGCTATTCGTTCCTGTGGCCAATCTTGCGCGAACCATATTGGTGCGCAATCATTGCGCTCACCTTGAACAATGCAGCCTATGCCAGTGAAATCATCCGCGGTGGCCTTTTGTCCGTGCCAAGTGGTCAGATCGAAGCGGCCAAAGCCTGTGGTATGTCTCGCTTCACGTGTTTCCGCCGTATTGTCATGCCGCTCGCCATCCGTCAGGCGCTTCCCGGTTATGGCAATGAAATGATCTCCATGGTCAAGGCGACGTCGCTGGCCTCCATCATCACCTTGATGGAAGTAACAGGCATAGCCGCCAAGCTGATCGCAGAATCTTATCGTGCGATTGAAGTGTTCGTGATTGCGGGCGCTATCTATCTCGCCATAAATTTCATTCTGACACGTGTCCTCATGTTTGCTGAATATAAGCTCACGCCCTATCTGCGCCAGCCCGTCGTCAAAACCGCCACCGAAGGAAAATCATCGTGA
- a CDS encoding ABC transporter permease subunit, which produces MKAFLDILSFGPDGWGYVLMMAVLVTVALSVLGYLLGAIIGVFAAWAKISGGRTLRGVADAYTTIIRGIPDLLVIYLFYFGGSAAVTAIGRFFGAQGFIGFPAFLAGVLAIGISCGAHHTEVLRGAFRAVSKGELEAASACGMGQALKFRRIIAPLALRHALPGLGNVWQVALKESALISVVGVVDILRQAQIGAGSTGLPFNFYLIAGALYLLISSVSGTILQKAERHFSRGVRRAS; this is translated from the coding sequence ATGAAGGCTTTTCTCGATATTCTGAGCTTCGGGCCTGATGGCTGGGGCTATGTGCTGATGATGGCGGTGCTCGTCACCGTCGCGCTGTCCGTTTTGGGCTATCTGCTTGGCGCGATCATTGGCGTATTCGCAGCATGGGCCAAAATCTCCGGCGGACGGACGCTACGTGGTGTTGCAGATGCATACACCACGATCATTCGCGGCATTCCCGATCTTCTGGTGATCTATCTGTTCTATTTCGGCGGCAGTGCCGCAGTCACAGCGATTGGCCGTTTCTTTGGTGCGCAAGGTTTTATTGGCTTTCCGGCGTTTCTTGCAGGCGTTCTAGCCATCGGCATTTCCTGTGGTGCTCACCATACCGAAGTGCTGCGTGGAGCATTTCGGGCGGTATCCAAAGGTGAGCTTGAAGCAGCCTCTGCTTGCGGCATGGGACAAGCGCTCAAGTTCCGCCGCATCATTGCACCGCTTGCGCTGCGCCATGCGCTGCCAGGGCTTGGCAATGTCTGGCAGGTTGCCTTGAAGGAATCGGCGCTGATCTCCGTTGTTGGTGTTGTGGACATTCTGCGTCAGGCACAGATCGGCGCTGGCTCGACTGGCTTGCCCTTTAACTTCTACCTCATAGCTGGCGCGCTTTACCTGCTGATTTCGTCCGTTTCCGGCACCATTTTGCAGAAGGCTGAACGCCACTTCTCACGCGGCGTCCGGAGGGCATCATGA
- a CDS encoding M20 family metallopeptidase, which yields MKNHHDIWDIVDAKSAAYFELSDTVWDNPETNYEEYKSSDAHAAQLEAEGFRVQRGIAGLPTAVMGEAGEDGPVIAILGEFDALPGLSQFAGVVEEQPIEAGGNGHGCGHNLLGSGSLLAAAAVKDYLEAHGIKGRVRYYGCPAEEGGSAKGFMVREGLFDDVDIAFCWHPAPFAGVNDPVSLACNEINFNFTGRAAHAASAPHLGRSALDAVELMNVGVNYMREHMPSSARIHYAVTDTGGFAPNVVQAKASVRYLIRALDLPQMQVLLERVKKIAEGAALMTETTVKSEIVSGDANLIGNPALEQLMQRELDRLGPPVFDDQDRETAKRFQATLTKEDISDAFRRFGVQPNAEIALCEGVYEPYKGDNSLVGSTDVGSVSWVVPTVQMRGVTCAIGTPLHSWQMVAQGKLPAAHKGMAHAAKIMGSTAIELFRNPEQIDKAKQDHVKTLNGAVFVNPIPDNVQPALPVSDK from the coding sequence TTGAAAAATCACCACGACATTTGGGACATTGTTGACGCGAAAAGCGCTGCATATTTCGAACTGAGCGATACGGTTTGGGATAACCCTGAAACGAATTACGAAGAATATAAATCGAGCGACGCGCATGCGGCGCAGCTTGAAGCCGAAGGCTTCCGTGTTCAGCGTGGTATTGCTGGCCTGCCGACTGCCGTGATGGGCGAGGCGGGTGAAGATGGTCCGGTCATCGCTATTCTTGGCGAATTTGATGCGCTTCCCGGTTTGAGCCAGTTTGCAGGTGTGGTGGAAGAGCAGCCGATTGAAGCTGGCGGCAACGGGCATGGTTGTGGCCACAATCTGCTTGGCTCCGGTTCGCTTCTGGCCGCGGCAGCAGTCAAGGATTATCTAGAAGCCCATGGTATCAAGGGACGGGTTCGCTATTATGGGTGCCCAGCCGAAGAAGGCGGATCGGCCAAGGGTTTTATGGTGCGCGAAGGCTTATTCGATGATGTCGATATTGCCTTCTGCTGGCATCCGGCACCATTTGCGGGTGTTAATGATCCGGTTTCACTGGCTTGCAACGAAATCAATTTCAACTTCACAGGCCGAGCAGCGCATGCTGCATCCGCTCCGCATCTGGGGCGCAGCGCGCTCGATGCCGTGGAACTGATGAATGTCGGTGTGAACTATATGCGTGAGCATATGCCGTCATCCGCACGCATCCATTATGCCGTCACTGATACGGGCGGTTTTGCACCCAATGTCGTGCAGGCGAAAGCCAGCGTGCGCTATCTGATCCGTGCGCTCGATCTGCCGCAGATGCAGGTTCTGCTGGAGCGCGTCAAAAAGATCGCGGAGGGTGCGGCTTTGATGACGGAAACCACGGTCAAAAGCGAGATTGTCAGCGGTGATGCCAATCTCATTGGCAATCCAGCGCTGGAACAATTGATGCAGCGAGAGCTTGATCGCCTTGGTCCGCCGGTTTTTGATGATCAGGATCGCGAAACGGCAAAGCGCTTTCAGGCAACACTGACCAAAGAAGACATCTCCGATGCATTTCGCCGTTTTGGTGTTCAACCAAATGCTGAAATTGCACTTTGCGAAGGTGTCTATGAGCCCTATAAGGGGGATAATTCGCTTGTTGGTTCTACAGATGTGGGCAGCGTAAGCTGGGTCGTTCCAACGGTTCAGATGCGCGGTGTAACTTGTGCAATTGGTACGCCGCTGCATTCGTGGCAGATGGTGGCACAGGGTAAATTGCCCGCGGCGCATAAGGGCATGGCGCATGCGGCGAAGATTATGGGCAGCACTGCGATAGAGTTGTTCCGCAACCCGGAGCAGATCGATAAAGCCAAGCAAGATCATGTAAAGACATTGAACGGTGCTGTTTTTGTGAATCCGATCCCTGATAATGTTCAACCTGCCTTGCCTGTTTCGGATAAGTAA
- the nrdF gene encoding class 1b ribonucleoside-diphosphate reductase subunit beta: MNMQFKKDNAKKPAVVRAINWNRIEDDKDLEVWNRLTGNFWLPEKVPLSNDIQSWETLKAEEKQLTIRVFTGLTLLDTIQNAVGAVTLMDDASTPHEEAVLSNISFMEAVHARSYSSIFSTLCLTPDVDDAYRWSEENEFLQRKSQLILENYNAEDPLKKKIASVFLESFLFYSGFYLPMYWSSRAKLTNTADLIRLIIRDEAVHGYYIGYKYQRAIEKLDEAKKQEIKDFAFDLLLELYDNEVRYTEALYDGVGLTEDVKKFLHYNANKALMNLGYEALFPAEACKVNPAILSALSPNADENHDFFSGSGSSYVIGKAVATEDEDWDF, translated from the coding sequence ATGAATATGCAGTTTAAAAAAGACAATGCGAAAAAGCCGGCTGTGGTTCGCGCCATCAACTGGAACCGGATCGAAGACGACAAAGACCTCGAAGTCTGGAACCGTCTGACTGGCAATTTCTGGTTGCCGGAAAAAGTGCCGCTGTCCAACGATATTCAGTCGTGGGAAACGCTCAAAGCCGAAGAAAAGCAGCTCACCATCCGTGTGTTCACGGGCCTGACGCTTCTGGATACGATCCAGAACGCCGTCGGTGCTGTGACACTGATGGATGACGCCTCCACGCCACATGAAGAAGCTGTTTTGTCGAACATTTCGTTTATGGAAGCGGTTCATGCGCGGTCTTACTCGTCAATCTTCTCGACGCTGTGCCTGACGCCTGACGTAGACGATGCTTATCGCTGGTCGGAAGAAAACGAATTCCTGCAAAGGAAGTCGCAGCTTATCCTGGAGAATTACAACGCCGAAGATCCGCTCAAGAAGAAGATCGCCAGCGTGTTTCTGGAAAGCTTCCTGTTCTATTCGGGCTTTTATCTGCCGATGTATTGGTCAAGCCGCGCAAAGCTCACCAACACGGCTGACCTCATTCGCCTGATCATCCGCGATGAAGCCGTTCATGGTTATTATATAGGCTATAAATATCAGCGCGCGATTGAGAAACTCGATGAAGCCAAGAAGCAGGAGATCAAGGATTTTGCCTTTGATCTGTTGCTGGAGCTTTACGACAATGAAGTGCGTTATACCGAAGCGCTTTATGACGGCGTCGGTTTGACTGAAGATGTCAAAAAGTTCCTGCATTATAATGCCAACAAGGCGCTGATGAACCTTGGTTATGAAGCCCTGTTCCCGGCGGAGGCCTGCAAGGTCAACCCGGCAATCCTCTCGGCGCTTTCGCCAAATGCCGATGAGAACCATGACTTCTTCTCTGGCTCCGGCTCTTCCTATGTGATTGGCAAGGCTGTTGCGACCGAAGACGAAGACTGGGACTTCTAA